In the Populus nigra chromosome 2, ddPopNigr1.1, whole genome shotgun sequence genome, CCAGTCTAACCTTAAGTAGTGCCATTATATAGGATAATGGCCAGCAATCTTATAGCAAGTTACAGAGTACACATGATGAAACCATATTAAATTAGAAGGCACAAGCGGATTAATTTTCAATCGCCATACATCATCCCAAACTTGTAAGCAAATTTCTTCTACACAAGTAACTATTACTGACCACGAGAGGACAAACAGGGCTAGGAGCAAAATACAAAGCACAAATTTAGATTTCTCGCAACATAAATGTTGAGAAGTCAGCATGAAATTAAACTTGTCCTTGGATTTCCACAGAATACGTGCTTGACTAATTTTAAGCAGAACCTTCCTCTGTCTTAAACTTGGATGGAGCCAATGGAGATGGAGAACCCTCAACTCCCATTTCTTCTCTAAGCTCGTCAATGCTTTTCTCCAAGTCATCTATGCGGTTTCCCATTTCATCAAGTGCATTGAAGtcaaggaaacaaaataaacaatgtcCATGGACCCATAAATAGTGAAAAGCACAGACAAGAATATCAGACACCTTTTCTGCATAAAAGATCATAGTATACATGACAGGCACCTCCCATTAATATCAATCACAGAGCAAATTAGAATATGTCTGTTCGTACCCCATGTCAGATTCCCACCCCTCCAAATTAGAGAAGTAAAAACAATAGTAAGGATATTCTTCGAAACAATGGAGTCCGACATTGTTTGAAACCTACTTTGCTGCCAAAAAAAGATTCATCAGCCAGTACCGATAGCATAAGCTAAAAGGAGAAGCGAGATCTAAATGACAACTCACCATCTGCTGAAGAAGATGTTGGACCTGAAAA is a window encoding:
- the LOC133682106 gene encoding heat shock factor-binding protein-like — encoded protein: MEGHDSEDPKQSTADMTAFVQHLLQQMQSRFQTMSDSIVSKIDEMGNRIDDLEKSIDELREEMGVEGSPSPLAPSKFKTEEGSA